The following are encoded in a window of Spodoptera frugiperda isolate SF20-4 chromosome 3, AGI-APGP_CSIRO_Sfru_2.0, whole genome shotgun sequence genomic DNA:
- the LOC118274159 gene encoding arrestin domain-containing protein 17-like: MGFDEGQIILDSENGAYYAGQTVFGRMVFSQDKVKTIHGIYVDMKGFCKVHWSTSHSRTVNNRTEHYTVNHDSHEEYFRSKRFLIGSEEGEHHLQPGKHEFRFDCPIPINCPSSFEGSYGHIRYRIKVVMVTKGMFSFNKDKMVPIKVHAPLDLNQNPYCREPMEFDLSSSYCCWCVSAGHSEVMVRIPASGFCPGQVIPMEVSCKNESSVEIDEIKFAIKKDVQYIASYEPGTRNDHDTVAEIKKGPIPGRTTRNWTVEMEVPAMDIYNVNACRYIDINYHFKVSTEASGCHDGTEEVRPIIFGTIPLQGFQDNVQNPLQDQLPQVNIQNVQNTYPPPPIMNQPQSNSPYPNGYPNPYPNNSPYPAAPGYPTTPVMGGRTSPYPGNQPTVTPYPPNQPYPGASPYPGGPSPYPSNTPYSTDTSPHGPNQGPMPPYPGAAPPYPGVPGAAPPYPTPNITTTTLVKTGNFGFTVQGGDPAAMPLLPQGANVPYPTSPPSNPYATASAPEPSTPGTDEKKPPLAVPEETSSAPPYNPEFMKENEKKDEKVEKPN; this comes from the exons GCATCTATGTGGATATGAAAGGGTTCTGCAAAGTGCACTGGTCTACGTCACACTCACGTACAGTAAACAATCGCACTGAACACTACACTGTGAACCATGACTCACATGAAGAATACTTCAGAAGCAAAAGATTCTTGATTGGCAGTGAAGAAG GTGAACACCACCTTCAGCCAGGTAAACATGAGTTCAGGTTCGACTGCCCCATCCCAATCAACTGCCCCTCGTCATTCGAAGGCTCCTACGGTCACATCAGATACAGAATTAAAGTGGTTATGGTCACCAAAGGGATGTTCTCTTTCAACAAGGACAAGATGGTACCCATCAAAGTCCACGCCCCATTGGACTTGAACCAAAATCCTTATTGCCGG GAACCGATGGAGTTTGACTTATCAAGCTCGTACTGTTGTTGGTGCGTGAGCGCTGGCCACTCGGAGGTGATGGTGAGGATACCGGCCAGCGGGTTCTGTCCCGGGCAGGTCATACCCATGGAAGTATCCTGTAAGAACGAGAGCAGCGTCGAAATTGATGAGATTAAGTTCGCTATTAAGAAG GACGTGCAATACATAGCCTCATACGAGCCGGGCACTCGCAACGACCACGACACGGTGGCCGAGATAAAGAAGGGCCCCATACCCGGCCGCACCACGCGGAACTGGACCGTGGAGATGGAAGTACCGGCTATGGACATATACAACGTCAACGCCTGCCGGTACATTGATATTAATTATCATTTCAAG GTTTCGACAGAAGCGAGCGGGTGCCACGACGGTACCGAAGAGGTCCGTCCAATAATATTCGGCACCATTCCCTTGCAAGGTTTCCAAGATAACGTGCAGAACCCGCTACAAGATCAATTGCCTCAAGTCAACATCCAAAACGTACAGAATACTTACCCTCCCCCACCCATCATGAACCAGCCACAGTCTAACTCCCCTTACCCTAATGGCTACCCCAACCCTTACCCTAATAATTCGCCCTACCCTGCCGCTCCTGGTTATCCAACCACTCCTGTTATGGGCGGTAGAACCTCTCCCTACCCTGGAAATCAACCTACCGTCACCCCATACCCACCGAATCAGCCTTACCCTGGCGCATCGCCTTACCCCGGGGGACCGTCGCCTTACCCTAGTAATACTCCTTATTCTACGGACACTAGTCCCCATGGGCCAAACCAAGGTCCTATGCCGCCGTACCCGGGCGCTGCGCCCCCGTACCCTGGCGTACCCGGCGCTGCGCCCCCTTACCCTACCCCTAACATAACTACAACAACGTTAGTGAAAACTGGCAACTTTGGATTCACGGTACAGGGTGGGGACCCCGCTGCCATGCCACTGTTACCCCAAGGAGCCAATGTGCCTTAT CCTACAAGCCCCCCGTCGAATCCGTATGCGACTGCGTCTGCGCCTGAGCCCTCGACACCCGGTACAGATGAAA AAAAACCGCCATTGGCCGTGCCAGAAGAAACTTCATCAGCTCCTCCATATAATCCAGAATTCATGAAGGAAAATGAGAAAAAAGATGAGAAAGTTGAGAAACCAAACTAA